GAATACCAAATCGTTCCGGTTAATCCGGCGATGATTGCGCCCTTCATTCTCTTGTTGCTGGCGATTGCAGTCATGCCGTTCATCAACAAGCATTGGTGGGAGAAAAACTATCCGTTCGTTTCCATCGGTTTGGGTGCAATAACGCTTGCCTATTATTTGTTCGGATTGAACAACGGAACACGGATGCTTCACACCGGCATCGAGTATTTCAGTTTCATTGTTCTTATCGGTTCGCTCTTTGTAGTTGCGGGGGGAATTCTTATTCGTGTGAAAGGGAAGTCCACGCCAATCAAAAATGTCGGTTTCCTTGCCATCGGCGCAGTCGTTTCCAACTTACTCGGCACCACCGGCGCATCAATGATTATGATTCGTCCTTTTCTTCGCGTAAACAAATACCGTTTGCGTGGGTTCCATGTCATCTTTTTTATCTTCATCGTCAGTAACATGGGGGGTGCGCTCACACCAATCGGAGACCCGCCGTTGTTTCTTGGGTATCTCAAAGGCGTTCCGTTCTTCTGGGTACTTGCAAATGTCTGGCACATCTGGCTGTTTGCAACCGCTCTCGTTCTTCTTGTTTTTTTTGTATTGGATACGCTTGCGTTCAAAAAATATGAAAAGCGTGTCGGTGAGTTAGATGAAGCACAGTTCGATGAAGATGCAGAAGTGAAGGGATTGCAAAATGTATTCTTCCTCGGTGTTATATTGATTGCCGTCTTCATTCAAAAACCGCCGTTCCTTCGCGAAGCGTTGATGCTCCTTGCCGCCGCAGGTTCTTACTACACGACGAAAAAAGAGATTCACAACAAAAACGATTTCAACTTTCTTCCTATCAAAGAAGTGGCGATTCTCTTTCTCGGCATCTTTGCAACGATGGTCCCCGCACTCGACTGGCTTGAACTGAATGCGACAACAATCGGCATCACAACGGCAGGACAATTCTATTGGGGAACAGGAATCCTCTCCAGCGTTCTCGATAACGCACCGACGTATCTCAACTTTCTCAGTGCGTCCATTGGGTTATTCGTTGACCAATCAATTGTAGAACAAGTTCAGCATCTTATCTCAACACGAGGAGCGGATATTGCAACCATTACCGGCGCACATTCAGAAGAGGTGAAAAATACATTTACCGTATTGATGAAATATCATGGCGACATGGTTGCCGCCAACAACGTTCCTCTCTCCGATATTCAAATTTCCTATTTGATTGGCAACCACAATATTTACCTGAAAGCAATTTCCATCGCTGCTGTTTTCTTTGGCGCTATGACATACATTGGCAACGGACCAAACTTTATGGTCAAATCCATTGCCGAGCAATCGGGCGCAAAGTGTCCGAGTTTCTTTGGTTACGTTGTTCGGTATTCGTTGCCGGTACTTTTGCCGGTGTTTGCGTTAGTCTGGTTGTTCTGGTTTCTCGGCTCTTGAGAAAAGAAATTATTTTTTGAGATAGTTCAAAAGGGAGGAGGGCGATTGGAAATACTGTATGATTTTACTAACTTCATTCCCCAAATTTCAATACATGATTACACGAGTTTCATTCAAACAAGCAGAGATAGCATTAGCGATAACAACGGCGGCGGTTGGTTTTATCGTATATTTGAATACGCTCTGCCCGACTGTGAATTTTATTGATAGCGGAGAACTTGCAACAGTCTGCTATAAACTTGGTGTAGCACACCCGACAGGCTACCCGTTATTTACGTTGGTAGGATATTTATTTTCCCATATCCCGATGGGAATGCGGGTTATATATCAACTCAATCTTTTTGCGGCGGTGTTATGCTCTGTAGGGTTGTTTATTTATTTTCGACTGCTCGTTTTTCTTTTCAATACTACATCAATGAAAAGTAAACAGCGAGCGAGTGAGAGTAGCGAACTAACAGAGAAGTCAGTATTCACAGTTTTGCTCCCTGCATTTGCAGGAACTCTTCTTTTAGGTTTTTCAAAAACATATTGGTCGCAGGCATTATCCATCGAAGTATATTCACTTCATATAGTTTTGTTGGGAATAGTATTGTTGAGTTTCATAAAAGCCATACAAGTAGAACAAGAATTAAAAGCGAGCAAAACAACACAAATCATATCCAAGCAATGGCTTATCT
This genomic interval from Ignavibacteriota bacterium contains the following:
- a CDS encoding sodium:proton antiporter, encoding MIAPFILLLLAIAVMPFINKHWWEKNYPFVSIGLGAITLAYYLFGLNNGTRMLHTGIEYFSFIVLIGSLFVVAGGILIRVKGKSTPIKNVGFLAIGAVVSNLLGTTGASMIMIRPFLRVNKYRLRGFHVIFFIFIVSNMGGALTPIGDPPLFLGYLKGVPFFWVLANVWHIWLFATALVLLVFFVLDTLAFKKYEKRVGELDEAQFDEDAEVKGLQNVFFLGVILIAVFIQKPPFLREALMLLAAAGSYYTTKKEIHNKNDFNFLPIKEVAILFLGIFATMVPALDWLELNATTIGITTAGQFYWGTGILSSVLDNAPTYLNFLSASIGLFVDQSIVEQVQHLISTRGADIATITGAHSEEVKNTFTVLMKYHGDMVAANNVPLSDIQISYLIGNHNIYLKAISIAAVFFGAMTYIGNGPNFMVKSIAEQSGAKCPSFFGYVVRYSLPVLLPVFALVWLFWFLGS